A single window of Oreochromis aureus strain Israel breed Guangdong linkage group 5, ZZ_aureus, whole genome shotgun sequence DNA harbors:
- the drd5a gene encoding D(1B) dopamine receptor → MENPAKYLSSVQGIDSARAPLGEIMWNSTETEAKSDGRRDMVARTVTGCLLSLLILWTLLGNILVCSAVLRFRHLRTKVTNIFIVSLALSDLFVAVLVMPWKAVAEVAGYWPFGTFCNVWVAFDIMCSTASILNLCIISVDRYWAISSPFRYERKMTQRVAFVMISITWTLSVLISFIPVQLNWHKASGDDMVGAHNSSTSRQVEENCDSSLSREYAISSSLISFYIPVAIMIVTYTRIYRIAQIQIRRIASLERAAEHAQSCRTNRIECQHHNTLKTSIKRETKVFKTLSVIMGVFVCCWLPFFVLNCMVPFCDRPAADRDAGLPCVSETTFDVFVWFGWTNSSLNPIIYAFNAEFRKAFASLLGCRYFCSNTPVETVNISNELVSYNQDTLIHKEIANAYVNMIPNVVECIEHEETFDRISQFSHNHENATDSVCDLEDCEADISLDRMSPFTPNGLH, encoded by the coding sequence ATGGAGAATCCAGCAAAGTATCTCTCGTCAGTGCAGGGTATTGACTCTGCGCGGGCACCCCTTGGAGAGATTATGTGGAACAGCACTGAAACTGAGGCAAAAAGCGACGGGAGAAGGGATATGGTGGCACGCACAGTGACGGGCTGTCTACTTTCTCTGCTTATCCTATGGACCCTGCTGGGGAACATCTTGGTCTGTTCCGCGGTGCTGCGCTTTCGGCACCTACGGACCAAAGTCACCAACATTTTCATCGTGTCCCTAGCGCTGTCGGATTTATTCGTGGCCGTCCTGGTGATGCCCTGGAAAGCCGTGGCAGAAGTAGCTGGCTATTGGCCGTTTGGCACTTTCTGTAATGTGTGGGTTGCTTTTGATATTATGTGCTCCACCGCCTCCATCCTTAACCTCTGCATTATCAGCGTGGATAGATACTGGGCCATCTCCAGTCCCTTCCGCTACGAGAGGAAAATGACCCAGCGAGTTGCCTTTGTTATGATTAGCATCACATGGACGTTGTCTGTGCTCATTTCATTCATACCGGTCCAGCTAAACTGGCACAAAGCCAGCGGTGACGACATGGTTGGGGCGCACAACTCTTCCACAAGTAGGCAGGTAGAGGAAAACTGCGACTCCagtctgagcagagagtatGCGATATCCTCCTCCTTGATAAGTTTTTATATCCCAGTGGCAATTATGATTGTAACATATACCAGGATATATCGGATTGCGCAAATACAAATTAGAAGAATAGCCTCTCTGGAGAGAGCGGCAGAACATGCGCAAAGTTGCAGGACCAACAGAATAGAGTGCCAACACCACAACACACTGAAAACGTCGATTAAACGTGAAACCAAAGTGTTCAAAACTCTGTCGGTGATCATgggtgtctttgtgtgttgctGGCTACCTTTCTTCGTTTTAAATTGCATGGTCCCGTTCTGCGACAGGCCGGCGGCAGACCGGGATGCGGGTCTTCCGTGCGTAAGCGAGACGACCTTTGACGTCTTCGTGTGGTTCGGCTGGACCAACTCCTCCCTGAATCCCATCATTTACGCCTTCAACGCTGAGTTCAGGAAGGCCTTCGCCAGCCTCTTGGGCTGCCGCTATTTCTGCTCCAACACGCCAGTGGAAACTGTTAACATCAGCAACGAGCTGGTGTCGTATAACCAAGATACCCTCATCCACAAAGAAATCGCGAACGCTTATGTGAATATGATCCCCAATGTCGTTGAATGTATCGAGCATGAGGAGACTTTCGACAGGatttcacaattttctcacaACCACGAAAACGCCACCGACTCGGTTTGTGACCTGGAGGACTGCGAGGCAGACATCAGCCTTGACAGGATGTCACCATTCACACCCAATGGATTACACTGA